TACAGGCAAATTACACAACAAGGTGCCTTTGTATTTGCCAAAAGGCATTTGCATACTAACCAATTGCAGGAGTAACTGAGGATCGGGTCCCAATGTCGTTTTTTTTATTAATGTAAATCAAAGGTGCATATTTTTTCAATAAAAAAAGCCCTGGAAAATTTGAGGCCACTGAAAAAGCTAATCCCGAAGGGATGATACAAATATAGATTAATATTTTTAATTCCAGTTCAACCCCAGAGGGGTGAAATTATTGATTGTTTATTTTTATAACACCCCTTCGGGGGTTTTGGTTTTAATTGTTGTTATTTTCTGTAATCCTGTCACCCTTCGGGGTTAGCTTTTTCAGTGGCCTCCTTTTTGGGGAGGCCTCTGAAAAAGCCTTTTTAATTAAAAAAAATAAAAAAGGGAGTAGATAAACTTGCGATTCTACTCCCTTTTATTAACATTTAAGTCTTAAAAAGACTTTTTTAGTGGCCTCAAAATTTCCGGGGCTTTTTTAAAAATGTTTTCCAGCTTATTTCTTTGCCGGCTTCCAATCTACAAGTGCTTTTTCAACAGCTTCTTTGTAAAAAAAACCTGCAGGGTTTTTATCGCCAAGTTCTTTGGCTTTTTGGGCCGATGCAAAAGCTTCTTTGCTTTGTTTTTTCTCAGCATGTATTTGTGCTTTTATCCAATGGCTGTACCATTGATCAGGGCTAATGGCAATAGATTGGTTTATCCACGTCAGTGCCTTATCAAGGTCTTTTTTGTTGGTAAGCATATAGTTTGCGGCATTGGTATAATTTCTCCAACTTGCATTTAAAGAGTTGTTGATGTTTTTTAATGCCTGTTCATCAGTTGCTGTTGTAAAAGGAACATCAATTTTCAATTTCTCCCATTCAAGGCTGATGTTTCCACCAGTATTTGAAAAATCGGAAATCAAAAATGTAAGTCTTTCACGGTTTGGGGAAACTTGTGGTTTTACTTTTAAGCGCACAACATCCTTGTCAATGGAATAGCCATCAGTTCCTCTTAATTCAGAATCACTGTTGATAATAACTGTCCATTCTTCTTTTTCTGGAATAGTCAAAAATGCATAACTTCCTGCAGCAACTGCTTTTCCACCAATGGTAACTTCCTTGCTAAATGTGATTTTACTTGCCATATTAGCACCAGTACGCCACATTTCGCTATAAGGAACAAGATCACCCCATATTACCCTTTTATTGACTGCTGGACTACTGTAATCAATGGTTACATCTGTTAAACCAACAGTTTGTTTAACCATTGCCTTAGGGCTTGGTTGAGGAAGATCAAGTTGGGCGAAAACAGGTTGAACCAATAAAGCTCCGGCTGAAATAATAAAAGTTGCAAATAATTTTTTCATCTTAAATAAAAGTTTTAAAAAGGTTAGTAAAAGCTTCAAGATTCTAGTCTGTGCGGCTCTTGTTAATTTATTTTGAGGGGTGAAGATAGAAATACTTTAAAGAACCACAATAATATGCGGGTACTTTTGTATTCATAAAACTCCCTGAAAATTATCTTTATTCCTCTAACAGCGATAAATGCCTTCTTTTCTTATTTATAATTACTTTTGGAAAATATATTAACATTGGGCATTATGTATACTTACGAATCATTAAGAAATTTTATTCTCACAGTATTTAAAAATATGGGATGTTCTGATGCTGATGCCTCTTTGGCTTCAGATGTGTTAATTTCAGCAGATTTGCGTGGTGTTGATTCCCATGGGATAGCCCGTTTGATTGGATATCACAGACTTTGGGAGGCATCCAGAATAAATTCAAAACCACAGATCACTACCGTTCATGAAACCCTCAGTACTGCTACCATTGATGGAGATGCAGGATTGGGACTTGTTGTGGGACCGGTGGCCATGCAAAAAGCCATTGAAAAAGCAAAAAATGTTGGAACAGGTTGGGTTGCGGTAAGAAATTCAAACCATTTTGGAATTGCTGGCTTTCATTCCATGATGGCCCTTGAACATGATATGATAGGTATTGCCTTAACCAATGCCAGCCCTCTTGTTGCTCCCACATTTTCTACAAAAAGAATGTTGGGTACAAATCCAATTTCAGTTTCTGTACCTGCCGGCCAGCAGCCTGCATTTGTGCTCGACATGGCCACAACAACCGCTGCTAACGGGAAACTGGAAATTCTGCAAAGAAAAAAAATGCTTGCACCAAATGGATGGATTCAGGATTCTAAGGGAAATACTACAACAAGCCCCGATGGAGTGAAAGATGGGGGCGCTTTGCTTCCCCTGGGTGGAGATAGAGAACATGGTAGCCATAAAGGATATGGACTTGGAGCTGTTGTGGATATTCTATCTGCAGTTTTATCCGGAGCAAATTATGGCCCCTGGGTTCCTCCATTTGTCGCTTTTCTGCAGCCTGATCCAAATCCGGTAGGCAAGGGGATAGGACATTTTTTTGGAGCCATGCGCATTGATGCATTCAGACCAGCAGGTGAGTTCAAAAACAACATGGACAACTGGATTAATGCTTTTCGCTCTGCACCTGTTGTTCTGGGTCATGAAAAAGTAATAATACCCGGTGATCCCGAAAGAGAATTAACCCAGGAAAGAATGAAATACGGAATTCCTTTGATTGATCCCGTGGTAAAAGATTTAAAGGCTTTGGCCAAAAAACTGAACATACCCTTCGAACCAGAAATTATTTAGCAAAGAACCGTTATTACAGATTGTTGTTGTTTAGAGTTAAGGCAAAGAAGGGCGGCAAAGCCGCCCTTCTTTGCCTTTTTTTGCCCATTCATTGCTGTCATTCCGCATGAAGCGAAGCGTAATGCGGAATCTCTTTCTGGGCGCAGGAATTAAGGGCGAAGTCCATTTCTGAATTAAATCAATATTTTGGCGAACGATTATTAAACGATGACACACTTAATTAAGCACTCCCCCATTTCTCAATTCCTTTCCCAACTTTTCAGATCCTCCATCCTCCATCTTCCATCTTCCATCTTCCATCCTCCATCCTCCATCCTCCATCCTCCATCCTCAAATTCCAAAATCCCTCTAAATATTTTACAAATAATCCGTAACTTAATTTATGCAGAATTAAAGAAATAAAAATAAAAAGTGGAAGAATTTTTGTCCCAGTTCCAATACATTCCAATCTGGTTTAAAGTACTCTATACAAGCTTTGTGTTGGTGCTCATCCCTGTTTATTGGAAACATTACGGACCGGCTAACTTTCTTTGGTTTTCTGACATTTCGCTTTTTACACTTGCCTTTGCTTTATGGTTTCAAAGCAGCATACTAACAAGCATGATGGCCCTGGGAGTTCTGTTTCCTGAAATTGTTTGGAACATCGATTATTTTGCAAGGTTGATTTTCGGCAAAAAACTTATTGGATTAAGTCATTATATGTTTGAAAAGGACAAGCCTCTTTTTCTTAGGGCTTTATCCTTATTTCATGTCATTATTCCCCCATTGCTTTTATGGATGTTAATGCTGTATGGCTATTCAGAAAACGCACCGTTTTTTCAAACAATTCTTGCCTGGATTGTGCTTGCGGTATGTTATTTTTTCACAACACCATTAATGAATATCAATTGGGTATTTGGGCCAGGAAGTATACCGCAAAACAAAATTTCTCCAAAAATATATTTTTTGCTTATCCTGTTATTCTTTCCCATTTGCATTTATCTGCCCATCCATTTCCTGCTGCGGTATATTTTTAATTAACTATCACAACTTCCCTGTGGAGAGTGTGGCATTTTGTATTCCTTCAATTTTACTTTTTTTGAGGAATTTCAAGGGCAAAACATCTTGAATTACAAATGGAATAGAAGGGGTGCATTTATTTCATTTTGCATTGATATTCAGAGAAATAAAAGAAAACAGCTTCGGTTTTTTAACAACTGGCATTATATTCTTGAAAAGGATGGTATAAGACCAACTTTTATGATAAGTGAGAATATCAAACTTCATCAGAACAGAAACTTTTATTCGAAGAAATGGAAATTAGAAACAATAATTTGGATAAGCATTGCTGTTTTACTTAGCATGGTTTTTTTGATAATTATTGGAGCGGGGCCATTAAGTAAAAAAACGATAGGCTCAAAAGAAGAAGGTTTTATAGTTGAATTGCAAACTATGCTTAGATATAAGAGAGCGTTTTCTTTGAATTTTTCAGTAAATCCACCTTACCCTGGAAAAGATTATCGAATCAGGATCAACAAAGGTTTTTTAAAAAACATGTCAACCATAAAAATAATGCCTGAACCAGAGGTTACATTTATCGGAAAGGATGATTATATTTTTTCTTTCAATATACCGGAACCTACTAAAGAAACCAGGATAGTTTTTTATTTGGAACCAGTAGTTACAGGCATAACAAAACTTATAGTAGTTCAGGAAAATGGAAAAGTCATGGAAACAGATGCTTTTATTTATCCCTGAAAACAGGGTATAAATTTTTATATAATAACCTGGAGTTCTTAAAAAAAAGTAAAAAAACAATGGACAATAAAAAAGCAAAAATAATATTGGAACTTCCGGTTTTTTATACAAACACTGGATAGGGAATTCTATCCCCAGGATTTTAAACCAAAAGACTTCCTGGCTTATCACATTAAATTCTTTAAAACGGTGGAACTCAACAGCCCTTTTTACACCTTCCTAAAGCATCAACCTTTGAAAAATGGCGGGAGAAAGTACCTGCCGATTTTGTTTTTTCGGTTAAAGCAAACAGGTATATAACACACATTAAAAAGCTTGTAGAACCGGCAGAACCCGTGGCTAATTTTTTGAAAATGCTGAAAAACTTGAAGATAAATTAGCAGTAGTCTTGCTTCAGCTCCCTCCATCCTTAAAATACAATTATGAAAGATTGGAAGTGTTTTTAAATACTTTACCTGTAAACTACTGCTGCACCTTCGAATTTCGAAATCACAGCTGGTATAATAATGACTTGTATGATCTTCTGGAAAAACACAAGTGCGCGTTTTGTATTTATGAACTTGAGTACCATATGTCTCCAATTGTAATTACAGCTGATTTTGTTTATGTACGCCTACATGGCCCAAAAACCAAATATGCTGGAAATTATTCCGATGAGACATTGTCAGAATGGGCAGACAGAGCCAGGTTATGGCAAAAAAATGGAAAAGATGTTTTTATTTATTTCGATAACGACCAAAATGCATATGCTGCTTATAATGCACTTAAGTTTTTGGAAATCCTGCAATACAGTAAAACCTTAAGCCATTAAAGTAAAGTTGATTTTCATTTCAATAAATTTAGAAGAAATGTTTTTTGCTCCAGGGGAAGAAACATTAAACGAATTATGGATCAATACTAATGCCCAATTAATTGATTATGGCTACTGCCTATAGCACCAATGCATTCCATGTTTAGGGAAAATCAAATAGTATCCCAATCCTTCCAAACTGGCTCATAGCCCTGAGTCTTAAGCATAACAGCAATTTCATCAGGGGAGCGCTCATCGTTAATTTCGAACTGCTCCAGGGATTCCGGGTCAACGGCATATCCTCCGGGATTGGTTTTTGACCCTGCACTCATTGAAGTTATTCCCAGTTTAATAATGTTATCCCTAAAAGTTCTGCTTTCTCGTGTAGAAATGGATAGTTCAATTTCCTGGTTGAAAATTCTGTATGCGCAAATAAGTTGTACAAGTTCCCTGTCCTCCATAATTACTTTGGGTTGCATTACACCCTCTGCTGGTCTTAATCTTGGAAAAGAAATCGAATATTTTGTCCGCCAATAATTCTTCTCCAAATAGGAAAGATGCATTGCAGTGAAATAGGCATCCGTACGCCAATCTTCAAGCCCGAAAAGTACACCAAGTCCCATTTTATATATTCCAGCCTGGCCTAACCTGTCAGCGGTTTGTAAGCGGTAATCGAAATTTGATTTTTTACCTTTAGGATGATGCGTTTTGTAGGTATCCTTGTGGTAGGTTTCCTGGTAAACAAGCACTGTATTAAGTCCTGTGCTTATTAAACGCTCATATTCGGGTTGTTCTAAAGGCTGTACCTCAATTGCTATATGTGAAAAATGCGTCTTTATTAAATTAATTGCATGCTCCAGGTAATCCACCCCTACTGTTTTGTTAGCTTCCCCGGTTACGAGCAATACATGATCATAACCTAAGGCTTTAATTGCTTTTACCTCCGAAAGTATCTGATCATCAGTCAGGGTAATTCTTTTGATTTTATTGTCAAGGCTGAATCCGCAGTAGGTACAAATGTTTTGGCATTCATTAGATAAATAAAGAGGCACATACATTTGAATGGTATTGCCAAATCTTTTTAATGTAAGTTGCCTGCTTTTGGCAGCCATTTGTTCTAAATAAGGAGCAGCTGATGGGGATATAAGAGCTTTAAAATCCTCAAGGTTCAAGTGTGAGGTTTTGGAAAGTGCATATTCTACATCAGTTAAAGTTTTACTTAGAATTGAATTTTTCTCCTCATCCCAGCTGTGTTGATTGAATTTTTCTAAAAAGGTCATAAGGAATATTTCTTTGGAGCTTTGTATAGTTTAGCTTTTTGATTTAAAATTCAATCCAAAAAACTGGTTAATGGACTACTTGCATGGGCTGTGTATATAGCTTGTCCCAATCGGGCCTCAAATGCCATTCTTCCTGCCTGTACTGCCATTTTAAATGCTATTGCCATTTGTATAGGATTTTGAGAAACTGCTATGGCTGTATTTACCAATACAGCATCAGCGCCCATTTCCATAGCTTGGGCAGCATGAGAGGGAGCACCTAAGCCAGCATCAATAATTACTGGTACTTTGCTTTGTTCAATAATTATCTCAATAAATTTAACTGTAAGAATTCCGTTATTGCTTCCAATTGGCGACCCAAGTGGCATTACAGCTGCAACTCCTACATCTTCAAGCCTTTTGCACAATA
Above is a window of Bacteroidota bacterium DNA encoding:
- a CDS encoding DUF2911 domain-containing protein; this translates as MKKLFATFIISAGALLVQPVFAQLDLPQPSPKAMVKQTVGLTDVTIDYSSPAVNKRVIWGDLVPYSEMWRTGANMASKITFSKEVTIGGKAVAAGSYAFLTIPEKEEWTVIINSDSELRGTDGYSIDKDVVRLKVKPQVSPNRERLTFLISDFSNTGGNISLEWEKLKIDVPFTTATDEQALKNINNSLNASWRNYTNAANYMLTNKKDLDKALTWINQSIAISPDQWYSHWIKAQIHAEKKQSKEAFASAQKAKELGDKNPAGFFYKEAVEKALVDWKPAKK
- a CDS encoding Ldh family oxidoreductase, whose product is MMYTYESLRNFILTVFKNMGCSDADASLASDVLISADLRGVDSHGIARLIGYHRLWEASRINSKPQITTVHETLSTATIDGDAGLGLVVGPVAMQKAIEKAKNVGTGWVAVRNSNHFGIAGFHSMMALEHDMIGIALTNASPLVAPTFSTKRMLGTNPISVSVPAGQQPAFVLDMATTTAANGKLEILQRKKMLAPNGWIQDSKGNTTTSPDGVKDGGALLPLGGDREHGSHKGYGLGAVVDILSAVLSGANYGPWVPPFVAFLQPDPNPVGKGIGHFFGAMRIDAFRPAGEFKNNMDNWINAFRSAPVVLGHEKVIIPGDPERELTQERMKYGIPLIDPVVKDLKALAKKLNIPFEPEII
- a CDS encoding membrane-associated protein, with protein sequence MPIWFKVLYTSFVLVLIPVYWKHYGPANFLWFSDISLFTLAFALWFQSSILTSMMALGVLFPEIVWNIDYFARLIFGKKLIGLSHYMFEKDKPLFLRALSLFHVIIPPLLLWMLMLYGYSENAPFFQTILAWIVLAVCYFFTTPLMNINWVFGPGSIPQNKISPKIYFLLILLFFPICIYLPIHFLLRYIFN
- the thiH gene encoding 2-iminoacetate synthase ThiH — translated: MTFLEKFNQHSWDEEKNSILSKTLTDVEYALSKTSHLNLEDFKALISPSAAPYLEQMAAKSRQLTLKRFGNTIQMYVPLYLSNECQNICTYCGFSLDNKIKRITLTDDQILSEVKAIKALGYDHVLLVTGEANKTVGVDYLEHAINLIKTHFSHIAIEVQPLEQPEYERLISTGLNTVLVYQETYHKDTYKTHHPKGKKSNFDYRLQTADRLGQAGIYKMGLGVLFGLEDWRTDAYFTAMHLSYLEKNYWRTKYSISFPRLRPAEGVMQPKVIMEDRELVQLICAYRIFNQEIELSISTRESRTFRDNIIKLGITSMSAGSKTNPGGYAVDPESLEQFEINDERSPDEIAVMLKTQGYEPVWKDWDTI